From a single Brassica rapa cultivar Chiifu-401-42 chromosome A01, CAAS_Brap_v3.01, whole genome shotgun sequence genomic region:
- the LOC103838909 gene encoding aldose 1-epimerase, producing the protein MADQSKNNTPEIFELNNGSMHVKISNYGATITSLFVPDKNGKSADVVLGFDSVDPYVKGLAPYFGCIVGRVANRIKEGKFSLNGVDYTLPINKPPNSLHGGSKGFDKKIWDVAGHKKDGDKPFIIFKYHSADGEEGYPGAVAVTATYTLTSATTMRLDMEAVPENKDTPISLAQHTYWNLAGHDSGDILDHRIQIWGSHVTPVDQFTVPTGEILPVKGTPFDFTEEKRIGESIGEVGLGYDHNYVLDCPDQEKEGLKHAAKLRDGASSRKLDLWTNAPGMQFYTGNYVNGVVGKGNAVYGKHAGVCLETQGFPNAINQLNFPSVVVKAGEKYKHTMLFEFSA; encoded by the exons ATGGCAGATCAGAGCAAGAACAACACTCCTGAGATCTTCGAGCTCAACAATGGATCAATGCATGTCAAGATCTCAAATTATGGTGCCACCATCACCTCCTTGTTTGTCCCGGACAAGAACG GGAAATCGGCTGATGTAGTTCTCGGATTCGACTCCGTGGATCCGTACGTG AAAGGGCTTGCACCCTACTTTGGTTGCATAGTTGGTCGTGTAGCCAATCGGATCAAAGAGGGCAAGTTTAGTCTCAATGGAGTCGACTACACTCTTCCCATCAACAAGCCTCCCAACAGCCTCCACG GTGGTAGCAAAGGTTTCGATAAGAAGATATGGGACGTTGCTGGACACAAGAAAGACGGTGATAAACCTTTcatcattttcaaatatcacAGCGCCGATGGAGAAGAAG GTTACCCCGGTGCGGTTGCTGTCACGGCGACATACACCCTCACGTCAGCGACGACCATGAGACTTGACATGGAGGCCGTTCCTGAGAACAAAGACACTCCCATCAGCTTAGCTCAGCATACATACTGGAACTTAGCGGGTCACGACTCAGGAGACATTCTCGACCACAGGATCCAGATATGGGGGTCTCATGTCACCCCTGTGGATCAGTTCACAGTTCCTACAGGGGAGATATTGCCGGTAAAGGGAACTCCTTTCGATTTCACCGAGGAGAAACGTATAGGCGAGTCTATTGGAGAGGTGGGTTTGGGATACGACCACAACTACGTGTTGGACTGTCCTGATCAAGAGAAGGAGGGGCTGAAACACGCGGCGAAGCTGAGAGACGGTGCGAGCTCGAGGAAACTTGACTTGTGGACCAATGCTCCGGGAATGCAATTTTATACCGGGAACTATGTGAATGGAGTGGTTGGGAAAGGGAATGCGGTTTATGGGAAACATGCAGGTGTGTGCCTTGAGACGCAAGGCTTCCCGAACGCGATTAACCAGCTGAATTTCCCGTCTGTTGTGGTTAAGGCTGGTGAGAAGTACAAGCACACTATGTTGTTTGAGTTTTCAGCTTGA